The nucleotide window CTCCTATAATCGGTAGATAAGTCTTTGACAAGTACGCATTAAATAACCCCACCAGTACTAATGCGATGATAGAAGTGGCTGAAAAGGAGATTTCCCGGATAGAATTATAATCTATGAATTCACCATATTTGTCTAGTAAAGTCCTCGCATAATACCCTAATGACCTGAATACTGCTACAATTAGGAAGTCGTAAAGGGCTATTAAGGGGACCAGTCCTAAAGGTGTTAAGTCTAGACTTAAAGTGAAAATTATAAGGAAGGATAATATAGAGAATATTATTACATTAACCTTTACACTTTTGAGCCTTTTATAAATATAGGGCAGAGGTAGTGAGAGGACATTTGAGGCATTTAATAAAGTCAATATTAACGCCGAGAGTATCAGGTTTTTATAAACTAGGTAGGTATTTATTACGAAATAATACCCTATAAATACGTCTACGAAGCTAAGGAGAGTGACCAAAAGTATTACACTCCCTATTTCCTTAGGCATTTTCATAATGAGACCACCTTGTGTTCAAACCTCATTACGTCTTTGATGTATAATATTTATGGAAAACCCGAGGGAAGTGGACTCGGCTGACGACGCCGTGTACACTATAGTCTTTTCGTCATAAGCTATTGAGGTGACCCTCTTCCTCGGAGAAGAGACCTCAGACTCCTCCCCTTTTAAGTTAACAGTGTATACCGAGTGGACTTCTTTCCCTTTCTCGACGTCACGGGTAAACGGGACATAGTCCAATTGGGGTTTAGGGGACGCTACATCTATAACACTTTTAGCAAGGTTTTCAAGCTTGCCTCCCTTAAGTACTGATAAGTTAATTGTACCTTCAAGTGTAGTGATGAGTACCGGTGTCTCCTTGAGCTTCCCGATGACCTTATAGTAGTGGGTCTTAACTATCTCTTCTAGCCCTTTCACCAAATCTTTATAATCCATACTATACTGTCATTAAAGTAGACTAAATATTTTCCCTAAAAATCCCTTTAGTTTGTTAAAATTTACGGGGAACTGAGAGGGAGTCAGTAAGGCACTCGTCGTAAATTGCCACTCTCTCCCGTCGTATAACCCGTGGGCGAGTAGTAAAGTATTGCGCAAATCCATTTAGATAAACTGCGTTACTAATCCCTTACTTTACGGCTTTGTACGGTACTATGTATAAATAACATGACGTATACCTAATTATATATTATATTAGATATTACCTAACTATACTTTCAATTGTGATAAAATGAGGTCGTTTTTAGTGAGCAGCAGACTGGGTTTAGACTAAGGACTAACACGGGAATTACCCTATGTGCATATCTGCGTGTACCAATAACGTTTGCGGTAGGCATAACTCAAGGCAATGTTGTAATTTTCTCTTCTCATCTCAATTAATTCTTCAATAAACACAGCCATTTTATATAATTACAAGAAAGGTTTAAAATAGGTCTTGAGAAAGATCAGTGATCGGCAATGGAAAAGACCTTCCAGATGGACAACGTAGATGTATATACGATACACGACAGGTTAGTGGGCGAGCTCCAAAATAACGGGTTCGAAATACATAGAGACGAACCCAGAGACAACGGTTTTAAGATATTTGTAAGGAGGGGAGAAGAGCACGGGGAAGTAGAACTATTTAACGACTGGGGTACAGTAAGGCTGATAACCCACGGTGCACTGGAGTGGGAGCTGATGAACATAGCCGAACCGGTAGTAAACCAGGGCACAGTTGCACCTTACCAACGGCCTGTGCAAACACCGCCTCAACTCACACAGCAACAGTCTCCGCCTATGCAGTACCCTCCTACACAGCAACCACCGTTTCCACAGCAACCTTACCAACCCCAACAACAGATCCAACGCCCACCTATGCCCCCTCAGGTACAGCCCCCACCGCAAGTCCCACAGACGTTACAGCCCCAAGTTCAGCAACCCTACCAACCTACCCCACAAGGAGGGAGCCCTGAACACACGCAGCTCGTAAACGTCTTGGTGCAGAGCGGTTACCAGATAGAAGTCAACACTGTTAACGGGCAGGTGTTCTTCATAAGGGGTAGAAAGGGCAACTACGTCATAGACATAGAAGGTAGGTCTCAACCCTAACCGTTTTTTCACCGTTTGTTTGAGGAGGATTTACGGGGGTTATTTGTATCTTCTCGGTAAGCTTAGGTTCTATTACGTTGATTTACGGTTAGTATTACTCCGCGCAGTCTACGACATTTTATGTAAAATCGTCACGTCTGGTCTTTATTGAGTGTATGCGGTGTATTTTTCCGAAATGACAGTTATCCCCAAACACTTAACGTAAGATAAGTTATAAGTATTTTGAGGAAAGTGTTTAGGGTAAAAAACTCTCTGCCACGATTTTTCAACTCGGTGAAGGGGATTTCTTTCCTAACACCACGACGATTAGGCCAGAGCAAATATTGAGTATAGAATTTCTTACCGACAGAATGTGATATAGAAACTTTCTCTGTTATAAACAGATTTTACTTATAGATGACCAATGTTTAAAACCTAAATAAAACCCAAATCTTTATAAATAAGCCCTCATCATACTACAATTATGAGTAGTACAGAAATAGACGGGTTAAAAAAACTAAGAACGGGTAGTTTAATAATAATACTAGCACCTATCCTAATTCTGGTAGGAGTATTTGTTGGGCTAGGTAGTGCGTTAGCTGGTGCTGCTTCAGGGTCTGTTAGCGGCTCCGCAACGGGTGCTCTAGCAGGTGTGACGATAGTAGGAGTAGTCGCAATTGTGGGTATTGTATTGGAAATTTTTGCAATATATTTGATAAGGAAAGGCTTCGGTATACTAAAGGCTTTTGACCCGCAGTTCGGTATCGGCGGCACTGGTGCATTGATAGCGCTAGTAGCTTCCATACTTCTGATACTCGCCTTCATAGGTATTATAGCTTTGATATTACCGATGCTGTTTTTGGCACCAATAGCAGGTATACTCTATTTCATAGGAGTAATTATGATGGGTATAGGGTTCCACAGAGTAGGGGGTAAATACGACGATAACCTAGTGAGTATAGGTGGGATTTTACTGATATTCATACCGTTCATTGGCGCTATACTCAACGTCATAGGCTTGGGTAGGATAATAAACAAGTTAGGGGGAGGTTTTTCACCTTACAGTCAGACTTACCAGCCCCCTAGCGGGTACTCACAAGGTTATACGCAACAACCTTACGGGCAACCCTATTATAACCCGGAGAGTACTACTCCACCAACTTACCCACCAACACAACCTAACTATCCTCCGCCTACGGGGCAACAGCCTACTTCTTTACCATACCAAACGGGTACGGGAAGGCTTTATAGTAACGGCGTTGCCGAACTCACTATATACTCTCCCTATAGAGTACAGGTTATCCAAGCTAGCATAGTAGGGACTAGCTATGCTACGAGCAGTATAACGCCAAATTACCTCGAAGTAGGTAATAATAATATAAGGATCTATTTCTCAATTGGGCCTGACCTTAAGCCTTACAACACGTACACGATACAGCTATATTTATCAACAGGGCAAGCAATAAGCGCACAAGTCACGTACTCTTAAAGTGCTAAAAGTATTATAACTCTTTTTTTAAGCTGTTACCTGAGCTTTATTAATGGCGTGACCGCACAATACAGCGACTTGAGTTTTATCAGATGTAAACAACCTGCTAGGGACTTAAATTTTTACTAAATTAACACAGAATTAACTTACGCGTGGTGTAGTATTTCCCATAACGCGATCACCGAGCTATAGAGTCCTCCACAGTACTTAAAGCATAATAAGCCCTTGTACCGTACCGTGGCCCTGAATAAGTTCATTTTCATGTCCAGTTAAGCTTAATAACGGCACTATGTTATTTCCCATAATGTCTTCAATAGGGTGTAAATTTGTCCATTAACAAAATCTCTAGAGGGAAAAACGCTAAGAGGAGTTTTTATACGCCCTAATGTGAACAGAGATACACAAATACCATATTGACAACACTGTACTGCTCCCACGAATTACATTATCCGAGAGGAAATATTTCAATTCCCAAAGGACACAACCCTATCGAACCGTTTGTAGATAAACTCTGGAATACCCGTACGTAATCCTTATTTAAGTCCACGTGTAATGGATAGTGTGGGTAAAGGTATTTATATTCTGAACCTCTCCTTCACCGGGCTAATATATATTTTGTCCATGAGACTTTCCGCCTCCCAACTTGTCCTCTCATCACTCTACCTCTTCAGCACGGTCGTGTTTACAGTACTCTACCTCAAGCAGAGCAGGGCTTCATCCTTCGTCCCGTTAATCACGTTTTTGTACTACCCCTTTTATGAATACTTTTATAGCGGACACGCCTCTACATCCATAATAATCCGTGAAATAGTGCTTTCCTTATTGGGGCTCATACCCTCCGTTTTAATCATTTATAGGGGCAGAGGAAAAGAAGTCGCTAACGTAATAGGCATCCTCCTAGTATCATTGTACCTCCCCTTTAGTATATTCCTTTGGTTATCGGCCCCGGCTTCCTTCCGACAGACCGTCGGGTCGTTGCTCCTAAACCCTTTATTTATACCCGCGAGTTTCTCGACCCTGAGGTCCCTAGGCTACGGCATACCGAGGAGCCAAAAATCTACACCTCAACACTACGCCGCCCAACCGCAATACACACCACAGCTCAGTTACCCCCAAGTACAGCAGTACCCGAGCTACACGCAAATGCCCTACCAGCCCTCAAACACCGGCTCGCTTTCCGTAACTTTCATCTTTAGGGGCTTACCGGCCGGGTGTTACCCCGTAATCCACGTAAACGGTAAGAGGTACCAGCCTAAAAAGTACTTCCAAGGAGATTACGTGTTCTACTTCCACGAGGGCTGTACTTGGAACGCTGGGGCAGTGACGTGTGGGGCGACCACGTATTTACCTGACAGACAGAGGGGTAAAGCCGATTTAGGTAGCTCCGTGATAATAACCTACAGACCTGCACCTCAAGGACACGGCCCTAGCCAGACCATACCTCAGTCCCCCTCAAGGCCCCTGACAAACAAGGGCCTGGGCAACTGGGACCCGAACGTGTGGGTGGGCCGCACTCTCTCAGTTTATAACGTAAAGAAAGTCATAGGGGAGGGAGGTAACGGTTACGTCCTTAAGGCTAACTACTCAGGGAAGCAGTTGGCCATAAAAGTCCTTAAACTCTACGGCGGTAACCCCGAGGCCTTCTTCAAGGAACTGGCCACTGAGGCGTCTAACCTCGTAAACTTGTCCAACCACAAAAACATCGTGAAAGTCTACGCTGTAAAAGTCGACACTTTTGTCATTAACGAGGTATTAAGGGGGAGGGCTGACTTATACCTAAAGGACCCGCCGATGATAGTCATGGAGTTCATGAGCGGGGGTACGTTAAAGGACTTATTAGACGACGACATGTTCTACTATAGCTCCAAGTGGCAGAAGAGCGTGTTAAAGGCCGTGTGTGAAGTCGCACAAGCGCTGGACTACGTCCACTCCCAAGGTTTTGTACACATGGACGTGAAGCCGCAAAACATTTTCCTTAACGAAAAGCCCAAAGACCCTTCAGGTCTCGACAACGTCGAGTTTAAACTTGGCGACCTCGGTAGTGCGGTGAGGGTGAACGGTGATGTAAAACAAGTGACCGTTGAATATTCCCCTCCTGAGGTCTACGTAGAGAAGGCCAAGCCCTATTTCGATATCTATGCACTGGGTATGACTATGTACACCTTATTGACGAGGAAAATAGACAGGCCTGACTTGAACGAGATGGAGAGCGCCTTTAACTGTTACGTAAAAAATGACATTGTCTGTGTAAAAGACGAGGTGATTATGGCTAAGGCGAAGCTGTCTCGCTGGGACGTGAGCGTAGACCCGCAAGTAGACAACTTGCTTAAGCTGATGCTCTCAGACGACCCGAGGAGGAGG belongs to Stygiolobus caldivivus and includes:
- a CDS encoding DUF973 family protein; amino-acid sequence: MSSTEIDGLKKLRTGSLIIILAPILILVGVFVGLGSALAGAASGSVSGSATGALAGVTIVGVVAIVGIVLEIFAIYLIRKGFGILKAFDPQFGIGGTGALIALVASILLILAFIGIIALILPMLFLAPIAGILYFIGVIMMGIGFHRVGGKYDDNLVSIGGILLIFIPFIGAILNVIGLGRIINKLGGGFSPYSQTYQPPSGYSQGYTQQPYGQPYYNPESTTPPTYPPTQPNYPPPTGQQPTSLPYQTGTGRLYSNGVAELTIYSPYRVQVIQASIVGTSYATSSITPNYLEVGNNNIRIYFSIGPDLKPYNTYTIQLYLSTGQAISAQVTYS
- a CDS encoding protein kinase domain-containing protein, whose protein sequence is MGKGIYILNLSFTGLIYILSMRLSASQLVLSSLYLFSTVVFTVLYLKQSRASSFVPLITFLYYPFYEYFYSGHASTSIIIREIVLSLLGLIPSVLIIYRGRGKEVANVIGILLVSLYLPFSIFLWLSAPASFRQTVGSLLLNPLFIPASFSTLRSLGYGIPRSQKSTPQHYAAQPQYTPQLSYPQVQQYPSYTQMPYQPSNTGSLSVTFIFRGLPAGCYPVIHVNGKRYQPKKYFQGDYVFYFHEGCTWNAGAVTCGATTYLPDRQRGKADLGSSVIITYRPAPQGHGPSQTIPQSPSRPLTNKGLGNWDPNVWVGRTLSVYNVKKVIGEGGNGYVLKANYSGKQLAIKVLKLYGGNPEAFFKELATEASNLVNLSNHKNIVKVYAVKVDTFVINEVLRGRADLYLKDPPMIVMEFMSGGTLKDLLDDDMFYYSSKWQKSVLKAVCEVAQALDYVHSQGFVHMDVKPQNIFLNEKPKDPSGLDNVEFKLGDLGSAVRVNGDVKQVTVEYSPPEVYVEKAKPYFDIYALGMTMYTLLTRKIDRPDLNEMESAFNCYVKNDIVCVKDEVIMAKAKLSRWDVSVDPQVDNLLKLMLSDDPRRRPTAKEVIDAIKRVDPTLC